Proteins encoded by one window of Flavobacterium sp. N502540:
- a CDS encoding chloride channel protein codes for MLKKYFRKLENIIALGQSLMTPKQFIFLSSVLIGISCSLAVIVLKTFAHSVFSFATYINGILKLSFINSILPIIGIVLTVFVIKRVLNGSIEKGTSQILYAVAKKASIIPRKQMYAQIVTSSLTVGLGGSAGLESPIVITGAAFGSNFAQNYRLPYKDRTLLIGCGVAAGIAAAFNAPIAGVLFAIEVLLVDVSISAFTPIMISAATGALVSAIVLDETILLSFKKQEAFNYHNIPFYVLLGILTGFMAVYYARNFQKVEHYFASLKIGAYKKALIGSSLLALLIFIFPTLFGEGYESIKTLSETDPGKILNNTLFEDFRNNQWVLLLFVGCTMMVKVFASALTLGSGGNGGNFAPSLFLGSYLGYFFSKFISLIGLSKLPISNFTMVGMAGILSGLFHAPLTAIFLIAEITGGYSLMIPLMIVSSISFAISKRFEKYSLDVKGLAKKGHAFTSNKDSNILSTLDIDTIIQCDYLTVHPDENLGKLVDLISHSNQVVFAVVNNEKELVGIVHFNDIREIIFNAYRVKYTSIKDVMKTPLVTISSSDSMEIVMSKFEQSKTAFLPVIRNEKYYGFISKSIALEAYRTKLRSMTIE; via the coding sequence ATGCTAAAAAAATATTTTAGAAAACTAGAAAACATTATCGCTTTAGGACAATCGTTAATGACTCCAAAGCAATTTATTTTCCTGTCAAGCGTTTTAATTGGTATTTCCTGCTCTTTGGCGGTAATTGTTTTAAAAACTTTTGCCCACAGTGTTTTTTCATTTGCCACTTATATAAATGGAATTTTAAAACTAAGCTTTATTAATAGTATCCTGCCGATTATTGGTATTGTACTTACTGTATTTGTGATCAAAAGGGTTTTGAACGGAAGCATCGAAAAAGGAACTTCACAAATATTATATGCCGTTGCAAAAAAAGCAAGTATAATTCCCAGAAAACAAATGTATGCCCAAATCGTTACCAGTTCGTTAACGGTTGGTCTGGGAGGTTCTGCGGGTTTGGAAAGTCCTATTGTGATTACGGGAGCTGCTTTTGGATCGAATTTCGCCCAAAATTACAGACTCCCTTATAAGGATCGAACTTTGCTTATTGGCTGTGGTGTTGCTGCGGGAATTGCCGCGGCTTTTAACGCTCCAATTGCCGGAGTTCTTTTTGCCATCGAAGTTTTACTGGTAGATGTAAGCATTTCTGCCTTTACCCCTATCATGATTTCGGCCGCAACGGGAGCTTTAGTTTCAGCTATCGTCTTAGACGAAACCATTTTATTGTCTTTCAAAAAACAGGAAGCTTTTAATTACCATAATATTCCTTTTTATGTTCTTTTAGGGATACTAACTGGTTTCATGGCCGTTTATTATGCTCGAAATTTTCAAAAAGTCGAGCATTATTTTGCCAGTCTAAAAATAGGAGCCTATAAAAAAGCTTTAATAGGTTCCTCGTTATTGGCCTTGCTTATCTTTATTTTTCCAACATTATTTGGTGAGGGTTACGAGAGTATCAAAACGCTATCTGAAACTGATCCGGGGAAAATATTAAACAATACTTTATTTGAAGATTTCAGAAACAATCAATGGGTTTTACTGTTGTTTGTAGGATGCACCATGATGGTCAAAGTTTTTGCCTCGGCACTTACCCTCGGAAGCGGTGGAAATGGTGGTAACTTCGCTCCCTCTTTATTTCTGGGGTCCTATTTGGGGTACTTTTTCTCGAAGTTCATTAGCCTAATTGGTCTGTCAAAACTTCCAATCAGTAATTTTACGATGGTTGGAATGGCCGGAATCTTAAGCGGATTATTTCACGCTCCACTAACCGCCATTTTCTTAATTGCCGAAATTACGGGCGGTTACAGCTTAATGATCCCGCTAATGATTGTATCTTCAATTAGTTTCGCCATTTCAAAACGTTTTGAAAAATATTCCCTAGACGTTAAGGGCTTAGCTAAAAAAGGACATGCTTTTACAAGTAATAAAGATTCTAATATATTATCGACTTTAGATATTGATACAATCATCCAATGCGATTACCTAACGGTGCATCCGGATGAAAATTTAGGCAAACTTGTTGATCTTATCTCACACTCCAACCAAGTGGTCTTTGCTGTTGTAAACAATGAGAAGGAACTCGTTGGTATTGTTCATTTTAATGATATACGTGAAATTATCTTTAATGCTTATCGTGTCAAATACACTTCCATTAAGGATGTAATGAAAACACCGCTAGTCACTATTTCATCTTCTGACAGTATGGAAATTGTGATGAGTAAATTCGAACAATCCAAAACAGCCTTTCTTCCTGTGATCCGCAACGAAAAATATTATGGATTCATTTCCAAATCGATAGCACTTGAAGCCTATAGAACCAAACTGCGTTCTATGACAATTGAGTAG